Within Deltaproteobacteria bacterium GWA2_45_12, the genomic segment CGGTTAGATCATCTCGGGATAAACGCTGTGGGCCACTGGAGGTAATAGACTGATTCACTCCATCATTCATAAAAACCATATCATGACTTTTTAAAGCAGGATGAACCCATCCCCTTTCTTCTCCAGCAATAAGACTTCCTCCCATGATCACCCCTAAGTTTTCCAATTGCTGCTGTTCCCCAGGCAAACCAACAGCATAAGGACGAGCTCCGCTAAGCGGAGACTCTCCAAAGGGCACTGCTTTTACAGAAACCGGGCAGGATAGAGGCTTGCCAAACGGAGAAGACGCAACGGTTCTTCTAAGTCCAGTGGCTAAAGAACGAGGTCCAACTCGCACGGGCACGAAATGAGTAAAAGGCAGGGCATTCGAATTTCTGACAAGGGGAAACATAATTTTGTAGGGTCTTTATCGCCTTTTACTTCCTAAGGTTGCTCCCAAAATTTCCCCTTGCCGCCCAAGGCTTGGGTGCTAGACTAGCCCGCATGATTGCCCAGCTTGAAGGAAAGATTTCCCAAAAAAACCTCGAAGGACTCATCATCAACGTGAATGGCGTGGGCTATGAGGTGTTTGTTTCGAAAACTTGTTTTCAGAAATTACCGGAACTCGGAGAAGGAGTCGCACTTCTCATCCACACACACATCACCGAGACAAGCTTCGTCCTTTTTGGATTTTTAGATTCCAGTGAGAAGCATCTTTTTAAAAATTTGCTCAGTGTCAGCGGCATTGGGCCAAAGCTCGCCATGCAGGTGCTCTCGGGGCTTACCAGTTTTGAATTGATCCAGGCGTTGATCGACGAGAACTTGGCCAAGCTCACGGGCATCAGCGGCATTGGCAAGAAAACGGCGGAGAGACTGATTGTGGAGCTCAAAGATAAGGTTTTTAAAATGGCGGATACGATTAAGCTGGATGTGACTTCTTTTGGGAAAGGGCACGTTTCTCCTGGAAAAACTTATGATGAAGCGCTCTCGGCGTTGATGAATTTGGGGTATCAGCGGAATATTGCGGAGCAAGCTTTGGGGAAGGTGAAGCACCATGCGGGGGCGAGAGTGGAAGAATTGCTGAGAGTGTCTTTAGGAGAATTGTCGAAGATGTAGGGGATGGGGATGACGCAGGAGCGTCGGGAACTTGCGTTCCCACGCAGGAGCGTGGGAACGAGAAAGAATCATGATCAACAGAGAAAATTCAAATATCATTCCCAACACATTAGATGACGAGCTGCATCTCGATCTCTCACTGCGCCCAAAAAGTTTGGATGAATTTGTCGGCCAGGCCAATATCAAAGAAAAATTAAAAATTTTCATCCAAGCCGCCCGGCAGCGCAAAGAGACTCTGGATCACTGCCTTTTCTGCGGGCCTCCGGGATTGGGAAAAACGTCGCTGGCCAATATTATTGCCAATGCGATGGAAGCGCCGATCAAGTCAACCTCCGGCCCCGTGATTGAAAGGGCCGGCGATCTGGCGGCCATCCTCACCAATCTTGAACCCAATTCGGTTTTATTCATCGACGAAATCCATCGTTTAAACCCGATGGTGGAAGAAATCCTCTACCCGGCCATGGAAGATTTTAAATTGGATATCCTGATCGGTCAGGGACCTTCTGCCCGCTCCATCAAACTGGATATCCCTCGATTTACCTTGGTGGGAGCCACAACGCGCGCAGGCTTACTCACATCCCCTCTTCGCGACCGGTTTGGGATTGTGGAGCGCTTGGATTTTTATAACCCGAAAGATTTGGAACAAATTCTCCGACGCTCAGCAAATATCTTGGAAGTTCCCATGGAAAACGAAGGGACCCGTGAAATCGCCAAGCGCTCACGTGGCACACCCCGCATCGCCAATCGTTTACTACGTCGCGTGCGTGATTTTGCTCAAGTGAAAGGGAAAGGAATCATCTCTTCCCCCATTGCCTCCCAGGCCCTTGAAATGCTCGAGGTGGACAAACAAGGTTTTGATGCCATGGACCGAAAGATTTTAAGAACGATCATCCAGAAATTTGATGGGGGGCCCGTAGGCGTGGAGGCGATCGCTTCCGCCATTAATGAAGAAAGAGACACGATCGAAGATGTTTATGAACCTTTTTTGATTCAGCAGGGTTTTGTCAACCGTGGCCCTCGGGGACGCACAGCCACAAGGCTGGCTTTTGAACATTTGCAGGTACCCTTTATTAATAAAGGACAGACGGAATTGTTGTAATAAGGGCAATTCATGAATTGCCCTTACAAAAAGCGGCGTGCCTTAAGGTTCTCCAAGGATGTATTTTTCAATTTTTTGAAGTTTCTCTTTTATTTCCCTATAACCACCTGTATATTATTAAGTATTTTTTAGCTTATACTCTCTTTATTTTGCAGGCAGGAAAAATTGAAACTCATCAGCAAAAAAGATTCGAATCTTATTTTTTATATTTTGGCTGTGGTCATTTTTTGCGGATTTATGTCTGCAACCTTTGGAAGTGAGGATGGTTTAAGCCGTTTGATGGAATTAAGGCAGAGAAAAACAACCTTAGAGGAGAAAAACAAATCCATCCTTGAAGAAAACCTCAAACTCACTCAGGAAATAACGTCCCTTCATGACAAAAAAAACCTGGAGCACAAAGCTCGTGAGGTTTTGGGCTATGTTTATCCCGACGAAGTCGTCTTCGTGCTAAGACCAAATTAATAAGTTCCATCTTCGGGGACATCAAAGTAGGAATATTCTTTTGAAAAGCCCATTTGGTCATCCACAATTTTCTTTATCGAACGAACAAACCATTTTTGAGTTTCCTGCTTGGCAAAACACAAATGCCGCAAGCCATAACGATGGGCCTGCAACAAGGCAAAAACAAGGTCTTCCGGTTTTGTACTTTCATCAAAAAGAATTTTTTTATACACCAACCCTTCCACATGCTCTTCAACAGCCGCTTGCAAGGCCAACTGCCCTTGAAGAGAAGCCATAGGCACTTGAGCTTCCAAACCGGGAGTGCATCCCCAAATGGAGGCCAGTGCATCCGTGCAAAAAAGATTGGTAATCAAACTGTGACGCCGCTTAAGCCCATGATGCACATACCATGAATCCGTAAATTTTTGGAAAACGCCCCTGTGACTGGCTAATCTGACAGAAGCTTCCTGTGATTTACGTTGTACAAAAGACATGATCTGGCTTGCCAAATCAACGGCTTCCTGGGAATCGTAAGGGATATCCAGACCTGAGAACACATCGGCAAAGCCGGCAAGTCCCAAAGAAATTTTTCTGAAAGCAGAAGCTGTGTTTTTAAACTCTGGCCGCGGATAGGAAGCCACTTCCAAAATATTATCCATAAATCTGATTCCCAAAAACAAAGTTTCCGCCAAAGCATCCCAAGAAAACTGGCCTTCTAATACAAATTTTGAAAGATTAATGGCTCCACAAGGAACAGCTTCATGATGAAGCAAGGGGACATCCCCCTCTACGCCCACGGTTTGGTAAGAACCAAAAGAAGCAACGGGGTTTAGAGAGTTAAACTTATCCATAAAAACAAAATCTAATTTTGCTCCGGATAAGATGGCATCAACAAACACGGCTAAAAGATCCCTGGCTTTTGTCATTTTAACCGGTTTGCCTGACTGGGAATGAACCAGGGGCCAAGGGCCATCACGATTTAACTCTTGAAAAAAAGAATCTTGAAGCCCCACTGTTAGTCTCAAATTTGTGGAATGTTTTTGAGAGACTGCTTTAACAAGTTCGACAATATCGGGATGATCCACCGGCAAAAAAGCAGCAGAAACAGGATGTTTGTTAAAAAATGAGCTGGTAACAGAATGATAAATGTTCAAAAACCCTTGGGGAGACAAGCCATTTTCTTTGGGATAAAGCTGTGAAAAATTAAAACTGCACATTCCTCCATTTTGATGGACAAAGGCCGCTTCCTTCATCGTTTCAAAAACAGAATCAATGGAATTATCCACTGAAAAACTAAAAGACGAAATAAGAATACTTCCCGGCTTCCCCGCATTTTGAAGAACGCTTATCTCTGGCAAGAACTCTCCCCTTGCCATCATCGCATAGAACTTGTCTTCTATTTCCTGTAACACAGAGATCGGCTGATAACGGGCTTCTCCTTCAGCAACACACCGAGCCACACGCAAAAAACATTCCTGCACGGTTTCACGCACCGCGTTCTGCCCGTTAGCCAACAAAACGTGCTGTAAAAGATACTGGGTCCCCTCTTCACCAAATTCGGGCACAATACGCACAGATTTTAATGGCGCTTTTTCAGGGGCCATTTGCACACTTTCTTTTTGCAAGGCCATCACCGCCAAGAGATCGGGGTTTAAGGATTCGTCTTTTTCGGGAAAGGGGTTGTTTTCGTTTTGAGCCGCATGGAGGACCGGACTATTTTTTAAACGAACAAGCCCCAGTTCATGAAGTTGAAAGGCCACCAATTCACTCACCAATTCCAAAGATAAAAACTCGATCTTGCATCGTGAAATTTCTTTTTCAACCTCCGTGGCCACAAGCTCGGCAATAGACTGGGTTATTTTGGAATGTCCCAAAGCCAAAAGCTCTGAAATAAGACGCACCCGATCAAACCTGAACTCTTTCCCTGGATGGGAAAACCCAAGAAACCCTTCTTTGGACAAAACCTCTTTTTTTGGTTGAAAGACTTCCATATATTTTAAACAGACAAGAAAAGCTAAAAAACGGCGCTCGGTGTGTCAATATCTGTTTTAAAAAAAATCTAAATGTCTTTTAAAATCTTTTTGGTCACCGTAGAAAGGGGTAACTCGTTTTTCTGCCATACAGAAACCCAATGCCAATCTTTGACAAGATTTTTGGGGCGGTTTGACAAAACAAGTTTAAATGGTCTGATCTGCATGCGTCTATTCATAATGGCATGGGACACGGGCCGCATCAGTGCTGGTTCAAAATTGAGTGGAAGGTTTAAGTCTTCTATCCATTGCTTTACCGCCTTCAAAGACGGAGCCCCCTCACAAACCTGCGTGGGGACTTCCCACAAACCTTCCATAATTTCCTTCTTGGTACGTTGCCGCATTAAAAAACATCCTTCATGTTCAACAACCAGAGCCATCGAATGTTCCTTAACATAAGCCATCTTTTTCCCTTTAACAGGATAACTCTCTGGCCTGCCTTCTTTAAAAGCGGCACACCCCTTCAATACGGGGCATAAAAGACATTTGGGATTGGAAGGGGTACATACCGTGGCCCCCAGCTCCATCATGGCCTGGTTAAAATCTCCCGGATTATTTTTATCTAGAAGTTTCTGGGCCTTGATCGCAATATTTTTCTGTACATTTAAGGAATCCACACTTTCATGAATGGCAAACAAACGAGCCATGACACGAATGACATTTCCGTCAACCACCGCTACAGGCTCACCAAAAGCAATGCTGGCAATAGCAGAGGCCGTATATTCCCCAAGCCCCTTCAAATTTTTTAGTGCCTCTTTTGTGGATGGAATTTTTCCGTCATGCTGATGAAAAATCTTTTGGGCTGACTCATGAAAGTGACGAATACGACGATAATATCCCAGACCCGCCCATAATTTGAGGAGTTCTTCGATGGGAGCTTGGGCCACGGATTTTAAAGTCGGAAATTTCCTTAAAAAACGGTTGTAATAGGGAATCACTGTCGCCACCGTCGTCTGCTGAAGCATGATTTCGGAAAGCCAGATGGCATAAGGATCCTTAAATTTTCTCCAAGGAAGATCCCGCTTTTGGGATTGATACCAACAAAGGAGTTGCTTACGGAATTTTTGCGGGGAGAGGGCCATAGGCTAGGTCCCCGAGCGGAGTCGAGGGGCCATCACTTCGACTCCGCTCAGTGACCATAATTTTACAAATCCTAAAAAATTGTGGCGAAACCCAAGGAAAACTTCCACTCTTTTTTAAGAGGAAGCCCCTTCTTTTTCCCTCGCTAGCAGACGGATTGTCTCGGAGACCCCCTTGGTATGCAGCCTCTGAGTCAGCCTTTTCAACCTTTCCAGGTCTTCTATGCCCAAACGCAGGGTTAAAGTGCGGGATTTTCGTTTGGATGCATTCTCGCTTAGAAACTGCCTATAACGAAGCGCCGTTTTCAAACAGTCCTGCATGTCCACGCCATAAAAACTTTGAGGTAATTTTTCGGGATTGAAAAAGTTCTTCATCGCTTTTGCCAATTCCGGATATTTTTTACGGTCACGATCCTGCCGATGGATGACCTGCGGCCTATACATGAGGATCGCTGGGAGAACCTCATAAATGCGCGGCTCCTCTAAGGCGGCATTGAATATCTCATCGAGTGTGACCCTCTTCCGGCGAGGAATCACACCCGAGGTCAAGAGAACCTTTTCATAATTCAATCTTTCGAGCACATGTTGAGTTGTTGGATTCATGGTCTTATTTTTTTGATTGGATTCGGATCTCTTCTTCTTTTTCCGGGAAGAATTTCAAATAGGTCTGAATAAGTTTTTGGTCTTTAAGCCTATGAAATTTCAATTTCGAAGCCATGACCGCTTCGGGTAAGGCAATAAAAACCTCTACCGATGGAAAATCCAGAATCTTTTGATACAATGTTTCTTGCGGCATCCAAATAAGATGCCCGTCATTTTCTAACCGCATGCCTTCATTCAAGAGAAGCTCTGATAATCTTTTCTGCACGATATAATTTAAGGGAGAAACCACATCCAAGTCCATAGTGGCCGTCACCGGAAAGGGTAAATCAGCCAAAAGCAAGGCCGTTTGCCCTACGATCTGAACCGTCTGCTTTGGAATCGAGGGAGACCCCATTCCATGGGCCTCTTCATTGAAGGCATCGATAAACTCATTTAATTGACCAAAAATATTTTTAAAATTTTCTTGGATCGTTCTCATCAGAGTATCTATATTACTTAATATATTTACTTTGTAAATACATTATTTTAATATAATAAAATCATAAAGTTAATTTATAATAAAATTTTTAAATGGATTTAAAAAGAGCGGAGGGAAGAATACTGCTCCTTTATCGAAAGCAGAAAATCCTGCCAATACCTCGTCTCCGCATAGTAAGGAAAAGCGCGTTTGAAGATCTCCTCCTCAAAGCGCTCGCCGATCCACGCGGCATGGCGGATCATACGAAGCGTGCGAAGGGGTTCCGTCAGGATGAAAGAAGCATGGTCGAAAGAGCGGAACATCTCATAACCTTCAAAAAAATTCTTCTTCTGTTCCCGCTGTTCGTCTTCGTCGCCAAAAAACAACATCCAGATGTCTTGAATCGCGGGCGCCACCACCATGTCGTCAAAGTCAACGAGTGTGGGGCCATCCTTGTTCCACAAAATGTTTCCAAAATGGCAATCGCCATGCACGGCAAAGGGTTTCCAGTCCTGCGTGAAAAGCGGCTCTATTTTTTCTAAACATTGGGAAATGACATCTTCAAGGGAGTCCCGCAAACTTTCAGGGGCATGGGGTTTGTCCAAAATAGAATCCAAAGAGCGCCAACCATAGGTTTCTGCAGTAAGATGGAGTCTATTTTTCACATTTAAGGAATGAGTAATATTATGCAAGCGCCCCAACAGACGCCCGAGCCACCGGAGATTTTCATTCGAAAGCTCGGCTTGTTCATGCCCCCCAAACTTCGGATACAAACAATAATAATAAGGCCCATCAAAACCCAAACTTGGGAAACCCTTTGATTGGGCCAAGCTTACGGGCCGCACCACTGGAACCTCGGCTTCGGCCAAGGCTATAAGCACTTTATGTTCATCAACAAGGGTTTCTTCCTTCCAGCGGCCAGGACGATAAAATTTGGCAATAAGGGGAGAAACATTTCCTTCGAGATGAACCTGATAAACACGGTTTTCGTAGCTGTTAAGCTGAAAAAGTTGCCCGGTAGGTTGATACCCCTGATGGCTAAGAGCATCACAGATCCGGTTTGGCAACAGGTCTTGGAAAGGAGTGGTCATAAACCTCTTAAACCACAAATAAATTTAGCTTGCCATCTTCAAAATAAGGGAGCTTCATTTGAAACGAGGAGGCTTTTATGAATGATAAGAACTTAAAAAAAGACCGTGAAGCCGAAATCCTTTCGGGCACAAAAGAAACGGTGAATTCCAGAAAGAACGACATCATCAAAAACATCGAGATCAACGCCAAAAAAGCAATCGCCCACGAAGAAAAACCCCACGATCCCAAAAAGAAACCCGGGTTCCATTATGATGAAGGTGAAGAAGGCCCATCTTCGGACTAGGTGAAGAAAGCAGCCACACTCAAAAAAATTTTGACTCTTGATTCCGCATTCCGAAATCCGCATTCCGCATTCGATATGTGCCGAGGGCGGGAATTGAACCCGCACAGGTTACCCTACTGGATTCTAAGTCCAGCGCGTCTGCCAGTTCCGCCACCTCGGCATGGGATAAAAAAATGATGAGTAAATCTTTAAAAAGGTTATGACAATAGGATTTTTCTTAAATGAAACACCTCCTCTTGACAGCTCTTGGCGGATGGGTTCATAGTCTTAAAAAGTTCATATTTGCTTTGGAGAATTTATGATTTCTTTCTTCAAAAATATTTTTCAGGGTGATTTCATGCCTCACGGGCATTGCTATTTTTGGGAGCCTGAAATCTTATGGCTGCACGTTATCTCCGATGTTGTCATTTTTTTGGCCTACTATTCCATCCCCCTTGCCCTTGTTTGCTTTCTCGTTAAACGTAAGGACATTCCTTTTCGTTTAATCTTTCTCCTCTTTGCCATTTTCATTCTTGCCTGCGGCACAACTCATATCATGGATGTGTGGACAACATGGAGCGCTGCCTATCGCATTGAGGGTCTGGTCAAGGCTTTTACCGCCCTCGTTTCGTTGACAACGGCCATTATTTTATGGCCCTTGTTACCAAAGGCCATGGCCATTCCCACCCCTGCCCATTTTGAAAAAATAAACCTGAAACTTCAAAAAATAGCCGAGGAAGCCAACAAGAAAGCCTTCGAACTCGACAGTGCCAACCGCGAACTGGAACGATTCAACCTGGCCATGATGGGCCGCGAAGAGCGTATTCTCGAATTAAAAGCCGAAGTCAACGATCTTTGTCGAAAATTCAATCAACCCGAACCTTATAAAATTGAATCATAACCATGATGTCTTTGCGCATACGATTTATTCTGGTTTTCTTGATCACCATTCCCATCCTCTTTGGCATATCCTGGCTTATGGCCGATTATTATTTTCCCATAAATGACAAGTACAGGTGGGTTGCCCTTACCATCGCTTTAATCGTCATCATCACCAGCTTGAATTTGTACCTGCTTAACCCCGTTTGCAAATCGATTAAATTATTGCAGACGGCCATTGAGCAAATCCGCAATGGTAATTTCGAAGCAATCACAAATTTATGGGAAGATGTCTCGGGTCCGGAAATGAAAAAAATGGCCGAATCGCTTAGAATCATGGCCGAACAGCTCATGAATATTCAGTTTAATCTGGAAGAGAAGGTGGCAAAAAGAACCCAGGAACTTAAAGAAAGGAATGAACAACTCATCAAGTCACGTCAGGCCGCCTTAAGTGTTGTTGAAGATGTCTTAATTGAAAAGAAAAAAACGGAACAAGCCCATGAAGATCTCAGAAAGATAAAAGACGAATTGGATCTAAGAGTAAAATTGCGCACCGAAGAACTTAAAAAGAGCGAAGAAAAGTTCCGTCTTACCTTCCAGGCCGCACCCAACGGATTAATCATGGTTGATCATACCGGTAAAATCGTTCTCATGAACACCCAGATTGAAAAAATGTTCCTGTATTCCCAGAATGAACTGGCGGGGCAATCAATTGAAACCCTTGTCCCGCAAAGGTTTCATTCAAATCATGTTCATTACCGCAGTCAATTCATGCAGGAACCGCAAGATCGTCAGATGGGGGCCGGCCGTGATTTGTTCGGTAAACGAAAAGATGGCACAGAATTTCCGGTAGAAATAGGGCTGAAGCCTTTGGTCACTGAAGAAGGCGTTTTTGTCCTAAGCTCCATCATCGACATTACCGAAAGAAAAAATGCCGAAGAAAAAGTTAAAAAAGCCAATGAGGATTTAAAAAGGGCCAATCAATTAAAATCATCCTTTGTTTCGATGGTCTCCCATGAATTGAGAACCCCTCTTTCTTCCATGAAAGCAGGTATCGATATGCTTTTGGCCGGCATTGATGGCCCTGTTAATGATGAACAACGCGAAACCCTTTTAATCGCCCAGAAAAACATCGACCGTTTGGCACGTCTTATCAGTAACGTTTTGGATTACACGCGATTGGAAGCCGGCAAGATGGAAATGGATTTTGCCAACATTAATTTAAACGAACTCGTCAATGAGGCTTGTCAATCGATGAAGCATGCCATCCTTGAAAAGGGATTGATCCTGGAAACAATTTTGCCACAAACACCTCTTTTTAGTTCCTGCGATGAAGACAGGCTCAAACAGGTCATCCTCAATCTGCTAAGTAACGCCATCAAGTTCACTGAAAGTGGTGGCAAAATTATTATTTCACTTAAAAAAACCGACGGCATCCTTTGTATCGAGGTCAAAGATAACGGAATCGGGATAGATAAGGAAGATCAGAACAGGATTTTTGAAATGTTCAATCAGGCCATCACCCGTGGCATCTGGAAAACAGGCGGCTCTGGAATAGGACTTGCCGTTTGCCGGCTTATTCTTGAACAACATCGTGGAAAAATTACTGTTCAAAGTCAACCTGGGAATGGCTCTACTTTTTCAATCACATTTCCGCAAAATTTGTCAGCGTCTGCTTGATGGTTTTGAGCAAGTCGTGTGGTTCGTAGGGCTTGTAGACAACACCCTGAGCTCCCAAACTTTCCAAATTTTCTGTTTCACCAGGCCGGGATGAAGTAAAAAAGAGAATGGGGATTTCTTTAAGTTGTTTGTCTTGTTGAAGTACCTTGCATATTTCAATACCGGAAATATCGGGCAAGATCACATCGAGTAAAATAAGATGGGGCTTGAGTTCCTTGACTTTTTCAACAGCCCCTTTCCCCTCATGGTAGCAGACAACATCATACCCCCCCGACCGAATCCACTTGGAGGTAATGCGGGCCAAATCTTCTTCGTCATCAATAATGAGAACTTTTGTATTCAATGAAGTAATTCTTGCACTTGTGACACCACCTGCGTGACATCAAAAGGTTTTTCAATAAAACTTTCAGCACCAAGCTCGGAAGCGAAATTCACAACCTCGGGGTCGCTATAGCCACTTAAAACCACAATGGGAGGGGGCTCTTTTCCTTCACCAACATAGTCTTTAATATTTTCAAGCAAGGCCAACCCACTGGCCTTTTTGAAACCCAAATCCAAAATAATAAGATGAGGAACCTTTTGCTTTACAAATTCCAAAGCCTTTTCCACGGAAGCCGCCTCTTGAACTTGATACCCTTTTTTTGTTAAGGTTTTGCGTAACAATAGACGGACATCATCCTCATCGTCAACAATAAGGACCATCTTATTCCCACCATCCAATAATTCTTTGGTAGATTGCATAAACATACCTCTTTTCCTAAAGTTAAAAATAAACTATTTCCTGCTGGAGAATTATTGTCCGCCAATCTATTTTTTAGTCAAGGGTTGATTCTAAATCAATAATAATTTTAGCCGCTTAGAATCAAAATCGCCCGCAAATACAAGCTGGATGAGCTTTTTATCCCCTACGCTCGTTGGCGCAGGATGCGCGCCTTGCCACGGAATCTTGGGTCCAGGGCTTGCCCTGGGGGCATACCATTGATCAAAAATATTGACACTCAAAATCTGTAAAATTGTGTAGAGGCGATTCGCCGGTTTGTGTTGAAAAATGGGGCATGGGAACTAGAGGATTGATGACAAGTTTCTAATAAATTATTGACAAATAAGATACACCCGATAAGTCGTGGCCTTATGCCTTATACACCTTTGGTTAGATATTTAAATGCGGCTCGGCCTACCCTTCATGGGCTGCCCCATATTCCCCTTCTTCCCAAGCATAAGGTATTCAGAAATCCTCGTGGTCTTCCATCGGCACAACAATTGCGTGAAGATTTTGAGCGGCTTGTAGCTATGAGAAAACCTTTGGGTGGCACATGGAATCCTGTTTCATTTGGAGAACCTGTAGGTACAGATACGTGGCATGTGGTTGCTGAAGGGCACGGCGATTATCCTGGGGGACAAACCATATGTTTTAGTTGGAGGTGAGTTTGAAAGCCCCGATAGAAGTTCGCGTGTCGTTTTGATTTTTCAAAATGCGGATCGCAGAGTAGAAGGGGCGGTCCCTTGGGTGTCATTTAGCCAAATTTATAACGGTCCTTTATTGGATGGTTCTTCAGTATTTGTTGGTGATTTCGTGGCCCCTGTTTTAAGGCAGCTTGTGCCGAGGTTGGCATCGGTTCCTGAATAAATTTTTCCATGACCCAAAAAAAAATCAAAATCGAAACAGCATTCACAAAACAATTTAACGTTAAATACCCCATTATCGCGGCCCCCATGTTTTTGGTAAGCACCACCAAACTGGTGACGGCTGTTTGCAATGCTGGAGGGGTGGGGTCTTTTCCTGCGCTAAATTACCGGCCCACTACGGAGTTTAGGAAAGCGGTTCAGCAAATCAAGAAATCGACGGATGGCCCTTTTGGCGTGAACATCATCGTTCAGAAATCAAACAAGTTTCAAAGCGAGCAAATGGATGTGTGTCTCGAAGAAAAAGTCCCTCTCTTGATCACTTCGCTGGGGAGCCCCAAGGAAATCATCAAGCTCGCCCATCAGACGGGGACGAGAGTGTATTGCGATGTCGTCAATTTGGAGCACGCGAAAAAAGTGGCTGACAGCGGGGCGGATGGGCTGATTGCCGTGGGGAGTGGTGCCGGTGGGCATGCGGGGGATATTTCGGCGTTTGCGCTGATTCCCTATTTGGTTCGCGAAACAAAATTACCGGTAGTAGCCGCGGGGAGCATTGTGGACGGGGCTGGGATGGTGGCTGCGTTTGGGCTTGGAGCCTCGGCCATTTACATGGGAACGCGTTTTATTGCCAGCTTTGAGGCCGAGGTGGATGAGGCTTACAAGCAGACGATTGTCTCCGCCCGTTGCGAAGATATTATCAGCACCGACAAGGTGGATGGATTCCCGGGAAATTTCATTTTGACGCCCGCGCTTCAGAAACTTGACCTGGATAAAAGCTTGATTGAGGAGATCGCTTCTAAAAGCCCAAAGATTAAAAAATGGATCGCCCTTTCCCGCGCGGCGCGCTCTCTTTTTGGAAACCCCAAGTCAAAGGCTTCTTACAAGACCGTTTACTCTGCGGGCCAGGGTGTGGGCTTGATCGACAAGGTGAAGTCGGTACGGGATATTATTTGCGACACCGTGGCGCATTATGAAAAAATTAAAGCGCAATTACCTTAAGCGGCTTCTTACTTTGTAAAGCTTTTCTGTAAACCCGCCTTCTTTTAAAAATTGTTCTTCTAAAGTGCGTAATTGTCGCCCCAATAAATAACTGGCTTGGTGTATTAAGCAAATAAGTGTGTTGGCCGCATGTTCGGGGTCGGACATGTCTGACTCGTCCGACGCGTCTGACAGGTCCGACAGGTCTGACCGAAGCTTTTGTCGGACGACCAGCGCTTTGGGCGAATCTTTTGGCCAAAGGGGTAGGCGCTGTTGGCGCAAGAAGTCTTCGTAGTCGAGCAAGAGCTCCTCCAGGCTGGCGCGGGCGACATTGGTTAATTTAAGTTCGGTTTTTTTCGAAGTTGCCGAAGCCATGCTGCCCTCGGCTATATTTTGCACGCCGCTCCGTGCGGCTTGGACCATTTGG encodes:
- a CDS encoding Holliday junction DNA helicase RuvA, translated to MIAQLEGKISQKNLEGLIINVNGVGYEVFVSKTCFQKLPELGEGVALLIHTHITETSFVLFGFLDSSEKHLFKNLLSVSGIGPKLAMQVLSGLTSFELIQALIDENLAKLTGISGIGKKTAERLIVELKDKVFKMADTIKLDVTSFGKGHVSPGKTYDEALSALMNLGYQRNIAEQALGKVKHHAGARVEELLRVSLGELSKM
- a CDS encoding Holliday junction DNA helicase RuvB; the encoded protein is MINRENSNIIPNTLDDELHLDLSLRPKSLDEFVGQANIKEKLKIFIQAARQRKETLDHCLFCGPPGLGKTSLANIIANAMEAPIKSTSGPVIERAGDLAAILTNLEPNSVLFIDEIHRLNPMVEEILYPAMEDFKLDILIGQGPSARSIKLDIPRFTLVGATTRAGLLTSPLRDRFGIVERLDFYNPKDLEQILRRSANILEVPMENEGTREIAKRSRGTPRIANRLLRRVRDFAQVKGKGIISSPIASQALEMLEVDKQGFDAMDRKILRTIIQKFDGGPVGVEAIASAINEERDTIEDVYEPFLIQQGFVNRGPRGRTATRLAFEHLQVPFINKGQTELL
- a CDS encoding A/G-specific adenine glycosylase, yielding MALSPQKFRKQLLCWYQSQKRDLPWRKFKDPYAIWLSEIMLQQTTVATVIPYYNRFLRKFPTLKSVAQAPIEELLKLWAGLGYYRRIRHFHESAQKIFHQHDGKIPSTKEALKNLKGLGEYTASAIASIAFGEPVAVVDGNVIRVMARLFAIHESVDSLNVQKNIAIKAQKLLDKNNPGDFNQAMMELGATVCTPSNPKCLLCPVLKGCAAFKEGRPESYPVKGKKMAYVKEHSMALVVEHEGCFLMRQRTKKEIMEGLWEVPTQVCEGAPSLKAVKQWIEDLNLPLNFEPALMRPVSHAIMNRRMQIRPFKLVLSNRPKNLVKDWHWVSVWQKNELPLSTVTKKILKDI
- a CDS encoding stress response serine/threonine protein kinase YihE, giving the protein MTTPFQDLLPNRICDALSHQGYQPTGQLFQLNSYENRVYQVHLEGNVSPLIAKFYRPGRWKEETLVDEHKVLIALAEAEVPVVRPVSLAQSKGFPSLGFDGPYYYCLYPKFGGHEQAELSNENLRWLGRLLGRLHNITHSLNVKNRLHLTAETYGWRSLDSILDKPHAPESLRDSLEDVISQCLEKIEPLFTQDWKPFAVHGDCHFGNILWNKDGPTLVDFDDMVVAPAIQDIWMLFFGDEDEQREQKKNFFEGYEMFRSFDHASFILTEPLRTLRMIRHAAWIGERFEEEIFKRAFPYYAETRYWQDFLLSIKEQYSSLRSF
- a CDS encoding four helix bundle protein translates to MLIPHHGGYRKLRSFQCAQAVYDATVLFCKRFINKFSRTHDQMVQAARSGVQNIAEGSMASATSKKTELKLTNVARASLEELLLDYEDFLRQQRLPLWPKDSPKALVVRQKLRSDLSDLSDASDESDMSDPEHAANTLICLIHQASYLLGRQLRTLEEQFLKEGGFTEKLYKVRSRLR